In the Kaistella sp. 97-N-M2 genome, one interval contains:
- a CDS encoding M1 family aminopeptidase: MKKISFFLVLSLFPLLLFSQVKIENKGLVEHELKNYAKMINFNVNPNTLNYNIKYQRMDLNLDPAVLYISGSVTSHFLPNQNMSSIYFDFTDQIPVSEVLYHGTNLAFQQLATKELKIDFPTTLPANTLDSLTVKYAGVPDNSGRTSFYAQTHNGSPVLATLSEPYGAQNWFATKQSMNDKIDRVDFKITAPDQYSVAANGKFMSESLVAGSKKVTFWRTQYPTAAYLVALSIGDFIKTNDVIGNASFPFVNYIYPDTSANPAVQDNLEWTKTCMTIFETYFGSYPFSSEKYGHMEFAVGGAAMEHQTMSSMNSFAKSTIAHELAHQWFGDKITCGAWNDIWLNEGFATFGEQLIYEKNLMTPDEFRAHLANQINTITSLPNGKIYVNDSDLPNVATVFSGRLTYVKGGFAVRMIKWILGEEAFYQMLKDYTSNPAFAYQYAKTEDFKNQIMLSTGKDFTGFFNDWIYGEGYPTYTIKWNQLVGSQNVEFLVSQTQSDPSVNFFELPLQISVTGTNGEMAELVLNNTANNQSFSKSINFQVASVAFNKDYEIIEKNSTVIFDPALATNSAVKEELILYPNPVKEELNFKGISKTTNYEIFSLDGKLIKKGKYTPSQPINVAALSPGIYIIKIAGRNMKFTKN; this comes from the coding sequence ATGAAAAAAATCTCTTTCTTTTTGGTGCTCAGTCTTTTTCCGCTTCTTCTTTTTTCTCAGGTCAAAATCGAAAACAAAGGTTTGGTGGAGCATGAACTGAAGAACTATGCGAAAATGATCAACTTTAATGTGAATCCCAACACCTTAAATTACAATATCAAATACCAAAGAATGGATTTGAATTTGGATCCGGCGGTTTTATATATTTCGGGTTCCGTAACTTCTCATTTTTTGCCCAATCAAAATATGTCCAGTATTTATTTTGATTTTACCGACCAGATTCCTGTGTCTGAAGTTTTGTATCACGGAACGAATCTGGCTTTTCAGCAGCTCGCGACGAAAGAACTCAAAATCGATTTTCCCACGACGCTGCCGGCGAATACTTTAGATTCTTTAACGGTGAAATATGCCGGCGTTCCGGATAATTCCGGCAGAACTTCCTTTTACGCCCAAACGCACAATGGAAGCCCCGTTTTAGCCACTTTGTCTGAACCTTACGGCGCGCAAAACTGGTTTGCTACGAAACAAAGCATGAACGACAAGATCGATCGTGTAGATTTTAAAATTACAGCGCCCGATCAGTACAGCGTCGCTGCGAACGGCAAATTCATGTCGGAATCTTTGGTGGCAGGGAGCAAAAAAGTTACTTTCTGGCGCACGCAATATCCGACGGCAGCGTACTTGGTCGCTTTATCCATCGGCGATTTCATCAAAACAAACGATGTGATCGGAAATGCGTCTTTTCCCTTTGTTAATTATATTTATCCCGACACGAGCGCGAATCCGGCGGTGCAGGACAATTTAGAATGGACGAAAACGTGCATGACTATTTTTGAAACTTATTTTGGAAGTTATCCCTTTTCCAGCGAAAAGTACGGCCACATGGAATTTGCCGTGGGTGGCGCGGCGATGGAGCATCAAACCATGTCGTCAATGAATTCCTTTGCAAAATCGACGATCGCGCATGAGCTTGCCCATCAATGGTTTGGCGACAAAATTACGTGCGGCGCGTGGAACGATATCTGGCTTAACGAAGGTTTTGCAACGTTTGGCGAACAGCTTATTTACGAGAAAAACCTAATGACACCGGACGAATTCAGGGCGCATCTGGCTAATCAAATCAACACGATAACGAGTCTTCCGAATGGAAAAATTTATGTGAACGACAGCGATCTGCCCAACGTGGCAACTGTTTTTAGTGGTCGTTTAACGTACGTTAAAGGCGGTTTTGCGGTGCGCATGATCAAATGGATTTTGGGCGAGGAGGCTTTTTACCAAATGCTGAAAGACTATACATCAAATCCTGCATTTGCGTATCAGTACGCGAAAACGGAAGATTTCAAAAATCAAATTATGCTTTCCACAGGAAAAGATTTTACGGGATTTTTCAACGACTGGATTTACGGCGAAGGATACCCGACTTATACTATAAAATGGAATCAGTTGGTCGGAAGTCAAAATGTCGAATTTTTAGTATCGCAAACGCAAAGCGATCCGTCCGTTAATTTTTTTGAATTGCCTTTGCAGATCAGTGTTACGGGAACAAACGGTGAAATGGCCGAGTTGGTTTTAAACAATACGGCCAACAACCAAAGTTTTTCGAAATCCATCAATTTTCAGGTGGCGAGTGTGGCGTTTAATAAAGATTATGAAATCATTGAAAAAAATTCCACGGTAATTTTCGATCCGGCTTTAGCTACAAATAGCGCCGTTAAGGAGGAACTTATTTTATATCCGAATCCCGTGAAAGAGGAATTGAATTTTAAAGGAATTTCCAAAACGACGAATTACGAAATCTTTTCTCTGGACGGAAAACTCATCAAAAAAGGAAAATATACGCCTTCTCAACCGATCAACGTTGCTGCGCTTTCACCCGGAATTTATATCATTAAAATAGCCGGCAGAAACATGAAGTTTACGAAAAACTAG
- a CDS encoding discoidin domain-containing protein, with amino-acid sequence MKTSLSFSVFFLFLFAISYSQQKTYCNPINIDYGYTPFESFSSQGKHRATADPVIVNFQNKLFLFSTNQEGYWYSDDMLDWKFVSRKFLREKKYIHDLNAPAVWAIKDTLYVYGSTWESDFPIWKSTNPTKDDWKIAVDTLKVGAWDPAFHYDEDKNKLYLYWGSSNEWPLLGTEINTKTMQSEGYVKPIIKLKPEDHGWERFGEYNDNVFLQPFVEGAWVTKHNGKYYMQYGAPATEFSGYADGVYVSKNPLEGYEYQQHNPFSYKPGGFARGAGHGSTFQDNFGTWWHVSTIFISVKNNFERRLGIWPAGFDKDDVMYSNTSYGDYPTLLPKFAKDKDFTKGLFTGWMLLNYEKPVTASSTLGGYHPNFAVDEDIKTYWSAKSGNSGEWFQTDLGEMSTIHAIQINYADQDVEFMGKTLGKMHQYKIYSSNDGKNWKVLVDKSRNTKDVPHDYIELEKPAKTRYLKMENLKMPTGKFALSGFRVFGKGSGEKPGKVQNFVPLRADPKKFGERRSIWMKWQQNEKADGYVIYFGKTPDKLYGSIMVYGKNEYFFTGADRTDAYYFQIEAFNNNGISERSEIFKSE; translated from the coding sequence ATGAAAACTTCTCTTTCCTTTTCGGTATTTTTTCTTTTCCTGTTCGCCATTTCCTATTCTCAACAGAAAACGTATTGCAACCCCATCAATATCGATTACGGTTATACGCCTTTCGAAAGTTTTTCTTCGCAGGGAAAACACCGTGCCACGGCAGATCCCGTGATCGTTAATTTTCAGAATAAACTGTTCCTCTTTTCTACCAATCAGGAAGGATATTGGTACAGCGACGATATGCTGGACTGGAAGTTCGTTTCCCGGAAATTTCTGCGCGAGAAGAAATACATCCATGATTTAAATGCGCCGGCCGTTTGGGCCATTAAAGACACCCTGTACGTTTACGGCTCCACGTGGGAATCCGATTTTCCCATCTGGAAATCCACCAACCCGACAAAAGATGACTGGAAGATTGCGGTGGACACCTTAAAAGTCGGCGCCTGGGATCCGGCGTTTCATTACGATGAAGACAAAAATAAACTTTATCTCTATTGGGGTTCCAGCAACGAATGGCCTCTGTTGGGCACCGAAATCAACACCAAAACAATGCAGTCCGAAGGTTATGTAAAACCGATTATCAAATTAAAACCCGAAGATCACGGCTGGGAAAGATTCGGTGAGTATAATGACAATGTTTTCCTACAACCATTTGTAGAAGGCGCCTGGGTTACCAAACACAATGGCAAATATTATATGCAGTATGGCGCGCCGGCCACGGAATTCAGCGGTTATGCAGATGGCGTTTATGTTTCCAAAAATCCTTTGGAAGGGTACGAATATCAGCAACACAATCCTTTTTCCTACAAGCCCGGCGGTTTTGCGCGTGGCGCGGGCCACGGTTCGACTTTTCAGGATAATTTCGGGACCTGGTGGCACGTTTCCACAATTTTTATCTCCGTAAAAAATAATTTTGAAAGACGTCTTGGCATTTGGCCCGCCGGTTTCGACAAAGATGATGTTATGTACAGCAACACGTCTTACGGCGACTATCCTACCCTGCTTCCAAAATTTGCGAAGGACAAAGATTTCACAAAAGGACTTTTTACAGGATGGATGCTTTTAAATTATGAAAAACCCGTGACGGCATCTTCTACTTTAGGTGGCTATCACCCGAATTTTGCCGTCGATGAAGACATCAAAACCTATTGGTCCGCCAAATCCGGAAATTCCGGTGAGTGGTTTCAAACCGATCTCGGCGAAATGTCAACAATCCATGCCATTCAAATTAATTACGCGGATCAGGATGTGGAATTTATGGGTAAAACTTTGGGCAAAATGCATCAGTATAAAATTTACAGCTCCAACGACGGAAAAAACTGGAAAGTTCTTGTCGACAAAAGCAGAAACACGAAAGATGTGCCGCACGATTATATTGAACTGGAGAAGCCGGCAAAAACACGATATCTCAAAATGGAAAATCTGAAAATGCCCACGGGTAAATTTGCCTTGAGCGGTTTTCGTGTTTTTGGCAAAGGCTCCGGCGAGAAACCGGGAAAAGTGCAAAACTTTGTACCGCTGCGCGCAGATCCGAAAAAGTTTGGCGAAAGAAGAAGCATCTGGATGAAATGGCAGCAGAACGAAAAAGCCGATGGTTACGTTATCTATTTCGGGAAAACGCCGGACAAACTCTATGGCAGCATCATGGTTTACGGCAAAAACGAATACTTTTTTACGGGCGCCGACCGAACCGATGCATATTATTTTCAGATCGAAGCCTTTAACAACAACGGCATCTCCGAACGCTCGGAAATTTTTAAATCAGAATAA
- the pepE gene encoding dipeptidase PepE, with amino-acid sequence MNLLLASTSTLYGGNYLEYLAAEVAELFAGIEEIIFIPFARPGGISHADYTAKARDFFSKLNIKVKGLHEFEDKVSAVNSGKGFFTGGGNTFLLVKTLHDFGLMNVLKENVEERKPYMGTSAGSNIGGLNMKTTNDMPIVYPPSFDTMGLVPFNLNPHYLDPNPDLKHNGETRETRIKEFLTQNDNKVVGLREGNWIRKKGNKTTVEGNELTRIFEKDKEPYEIKPGTEL; translated from the coding sequence ATGAACCTCCTTCTCGCTTCTACTTCCACCCTTTACGGTGGGAACTATCTCGAATATTTAGCCGCTGAAGTAGCAGAACTCTTCGCTGGCATTGAGGAAATTATTTTTATTCCATTTGCAAGACCGGGTGGAATTTCTCACGCGGATTATACGGCAAAAGCACGCGATTTTTTTTCAAAACTAAATATTAAAGTAAAAGGCCTCCACGAATTTGAAGACAAAGTCTCTGCGGTAAATTCCGGAAAGGGCTTTTTTACAGGTGGCGGAAATACTTTCCTTTTGGTGAAAACTTTACACGATTTTGGTTTAATGAACGTTTTAAAAGAAAACGTGGAAGAGAGAAAACCTTACATGGGAACGAGTGCCGGCTCCAATATTGGCGGCCTCAATATGAAAACGACGAACGATATGCCGATCGTTTATCCGCCGAGTTTTGATACGATGGGCTTGGTGCCTTTCAACTTAAATCCGCACTATTTGGATCCCAATCCGGATTTAAAACATAACGGCGAAACGCGTGAAACGCGCATCAAAGAATTTCTAACGCAAAATGACAACAAAGTCGTCGGTCTGCGCGAAGGCAACTGGATTCGAAAAAAAGGAAATAAAACAACGGTTGAAGGAAATGAACTGACGCGTATTTTTGAAAAAGACAAAGAACCCTACGAAATTAAACCCGGAACAGAACTTTGA
- a CDS encoding thioesterase family protein, whose protein sequence is MIHTTTSIRVRYAETDPMKYVYYGHYATYFEVARVELFRTLGMSYDEIENGGTWLPVSEYSIKYLKPALYDEILEIHTFIKKIPGARIEFEYEIYNSSKQKITEAKTTLFFLDAKTNKVVKCPEFLMQIIEKNWQH, encoded by the coding sequence ATGATACACACAACTACCTCAATTAGAGTGCGTTACGCCGAAACAGACCCGATGAAATACGTCTACTACGGCCATTACGCCACCTACTTTGAAGTTGCCCGGGTAGAACTTTTTCGCACGCTCGGAATGTCTTACGACGAGATTGAAAACGGGGGAACTTGGCTCCCAGTTTCTGAGTACAGCATTAAATATTTAAAACCTGCACTTTACGACGAAATTCTCGAAATTCATACATTCATCAAAAAAATTCCCGGCGCGCGGATCGAATTTGAATATGAAATTTATAACAGTTCCAAACAAAAGATCACCGAAGCCAAAACCACTCTTTTTTTCCTCGATGCAAAAACCAATAAAGTGGTAAAATGCCCGGAATTTTTAATGCAGATTATCGAAAAAAACTGGCAGCACTAA
- the dnaA gene encoding chromosomal replication initiator protein DnaA, with protein sequence MNENLTLIWEKCLQFMRDNLNAAEDNTDLKKLENSFDLLFDNVQPVSLISNNLTLLVPSDFYKEYIEDNYLSLLSAALKKNIGKGVKLWYSVMENRPSGQEQPITVNFKGKSIATPKVQETLPPAFSQNLINPFVVPGMKKVNIDSNLKADFSFDNYVEGESNKFASTVAKSIAKRPGATAFNPLFLHGGYGVGKTHLGHAIGLEVKNAFPDKVVLYLSSEKFIQQFVSAAKAHKQTEFANFYQMVDVLIIDDIQFLSGKKSTQDSFFHIFDYLHQNGKQIILTSDKAPVDILDIQERIVSRFKWGLSAEIKSPDFDTRRRIIVDKLSRDGIVLTEDMLDYLASEVKTNVRELIGVINSVIAYSTIYKSDLSLELLKETISKIAANQKKVINIPYIQEVVCEYFGIEREQLLSKTRKREIALPRQLAMYFAKELTNATFTKIGEEMGGKDHSTVMYACDTIKDVSKIDKELKKYVKELGEKIKQ encoded by the coding sequence ATGAACGAAAATTTAACACTTATTTGGGAAAAATGTCTTCAGTTTATGAGGGATAACCTTAACGCTGCCGAAGACAACACCGACCTGAAAAAACTAGAAAACTCTTTCGATTTGCTGTTTGATAATGTACAGCCGGTATCCCTTATAAGTAACAATCTTACGCTCCTGGTTCCCAGCGATTTTTACAAAGAATATATTGAAGATAATTATCTCTCTTTACTCTCCGCGGCCCTCAAAAAAAACATCGGGAAAGGCGTGAAACTTTGGTATTCTGTGATGGAAAACCGACCAAGCGGACAGGAACAGCCCATCACTGTTAACTTCAAAGGCAAAAGCATTGCAACGCCGAAAGTTCAGGAAACTTTGCCGCCTGCATTTTCTCAGAATCTGATCAATCCGTTTGTGGTTCCGGGGATGAAGAAAGTGAACATCGATTCCAATTTGAAAGCCGATTTTTCTTTTGATAATTATGTTGAAGGTGAAAGCAACAAGTTTGCATCGACGGTGGCGAAATCCATCGCGAAAAGACCCGGTGCAACTGCCTTTAATCCTTTATTTTTACACGGCGGTTATGGCGTTGGAAAAACGCACTTAGGCCACGCCATCGGCTTGGAAGTGAAAAATGCTTTTCCGGACAAAGTGGTTCTTTATCTTTCTTCCGAGAAATTCATTCAGCAGTTTGTCTCCGCCGCGAAAGCGCATAAACAGACCGAATTTGCGAATTTCTATCAAATGGTGGACGTTCTTATTATTGATGATATTCAGTTTCTGTCCGGAAAAAAATCCACGCAGGACAGTTTCTTCCATATTTTCGATTATCTGCACCAAAACGGCAAGCAGATCATTCTAACTTCAGATAAAGCACCTGTCGATATTTTAGATATTCAGGAACGAATTGTTTCGCGATTCAAATGGGGACTTTCCGCAGAAATTAAATCGCCGGATTTCGATACCAGACGAAGAATTATCGTTGATAAGTTAAGCCGCGACGGTATTGTTTTAACGGAAGACATGCTGGATTACCTCGCCTCAGAAGTAAAAACCAACGTTCGGGAATTGATTGGCGTAATTAATTCGGTGATTGCGTATTCGACCATTTATAAGTCTGATCTGTCATTGGAATTGCTCAAAGAAACCATCAGTAAGATTGCCGCGAATCAGAAAAAAGTAATCAATATTCCTTATATTCAGGAGGTTGTGTGCGAATATTTTGGCATTGAAAGGGAACAGCTTTTATCCAAAACCCGAAAAAGAGAAATTGCTTTGCCGCGACAACTCGCAATGTATTTTGCAAAAGAGTTAACCAACGCTACCTTTACCAAAATTGGCGAAGAAATGGGCGGAAAAGATCACTCGACCGTGATGTATGCGTGCGATACCATTAAAGACGTTTCGAAAATCGATAAGGAACTGAAAAAATACGTTAAGGAATTAGGCGAAAAGATTAAACAATAA
- a CDS encoding low molecular weight protein-tyrosine-phosphatase, which translates to MKILMVCLGNICRSPLAEGILKSKLPDDFVVDSAGTLENNAGKSPDRRSLEIAKKYNIDISSQKSRWFTAEDFKEYDRIYVMDRSNLKDVLSLAKDENDRRKVSLILEDQEVPDPFWSEMDGFEKVYQMLDKASDKIADELKKKV; encoded by the coding sequence ATGAAAATTTTAATGGTTTGTCTCGGAAATATATGCAGAAGCCCGCTGGCAGAAGGAATTTTAAAATCCAAACTGCCAGACGATTTTGTGGTTGATTCCGCGGGGACGCTGGAAAATAATGCGGGAAAAAGTCCGGACCGCCGCTCGTTGGAAATCGCAAAAAAATATAATATCGATATTTCGTCGCAGAAATCCCGCTGGTTTACGGCTGAGGATTTTAAGGAATACGATCGGATCTACGTGATGGACCGCAGCAATTTGAAAGATGTTTTGTCTTTAGCAAAGGATGAAAATGACCGCCGCAAAGTTTCATTGATTCTGGAAGATCAGGAAGTTCCGGATCCTTTCTGGAGCGAAATGGATGGTTTCGAAAAGGTGTATCAAATGCTCGATAAAGCTTCGGACAAGATCGCCGACGAATTGAAAAAGAAAGTTTAA
- a CDS encoding SAM-dependent methyltransferase: protein MLFLIPAYISENSPTDYFAPSVKEYILKTDYFFVENEKTARKVIKFFAPEKKQSDLKLFLLDKYSERKDLQEAQMLMKNGQDFGLLSEAGLPCIADPGNVMVRWCHENAVKVIPINGPSSIILALISSGLNGQEFTFHGYLPIDRSAKKSKIQWLENQVNSTGYSQIFMETPYRNNPLFEDLCKFLSPNMKLCVAANINDPVSEFIKTLSIKEWQKNKPELHKVPAVFVIGK from the coding sequence ATGCTTTTCCTCATTCCTGCTTACATTTCCGAAAATTCGCCGACCGATTATTTTGCACCTTCGGTAAAGGAATACATTCTGAAAACCGATTATTTTTTCGTGGAAAACGAAAAGACGGCGCGGAAAGTCATCAAATTTTTTGCTCCCGAAAAAAAGCAGTCCGACCTTAAACTTTTTCTTTTAGACAAATATTCGGAGCGAAAGGATCTGCAGGAAGCGCAGATGCTCATGAAAAACGGTCAGGATTTCGGTTTGTTATCGGAAGCCGGTTTGCCGTGCATTGCAGACCCGGGAAATGTGATGGTGAGATGGTGCCATGAAAATGCGGTGAAAGTGATTCCAATTAACGGACCTTCGTCAATCATTTTGGCCTTGATTTCCAGCGGACTGAATGGTCAGGAATTTACGTTTCATGGCTATCTGCCAATCGACCGGTCAGCGAAAAAATCGAAAATCCAGTGGCTTGAGAACCAAGTGAATTCTACAGGTTACTCTCAGATTTTTATGGAGACGCCGTACCGCAATAATCCGCTGTTTGAGGATCTTTGTAAATTTTTATCGCCGAATATGAAGTTGTGCGTTGCGGCGAATATCAACGATCCCGTAAGCGAATTTATCAAAACTTTAAGCATTAAAGAGTGGCAGAAAAACAAACCCGAGCTGCATAAAGTCCCCGCCGTCTTTGTGATAGGAAAGTAA
- a CDS encoding DUF962 domain-containing protein has protein sequence MRKINLLFSEYAESHQDLTNKAIHWICVPLIFWSMLGFVSLIPSPHFGIRYFGAISLVSLIVLLLVTAFYIRLSWRIGLMMMVIMLVLEYFVYLINITSEHRSWTVFLGVFILSWVGQFYGHKIEGKKPSFLKDLQFLLVGPIWLLHFILKKYGLKY, from the coding sequence ATGAGAAAAATAAATTTGCTCTTTTCAGAATATGCCGAAAGCCATCAGGACCTCACGAACAAAGCAATCCACTGGATTTGTGTGCCCTTGATTTTTTGGTCGATGCTGGGCTTCGTATCACTTATTCCCTCGCCGCATTTTGGGATCAGATATTTCGGTGCTATAAGTCTCGTTTCTCTGATTGTGCTGCTGTTGGTCACGGCTTTTTACATCAGATTATCCTGGCGCATTGGGTTGATGATGATGGTGATCATGCTGGTGCTGGAGTATTTTGTTTATCTCATCAACATCACATCGGAACACCGCTCGTGGACCGTTTTTCTGGGCGTTTTTATTTTATCCTGGGTCGGACAGTTCTACGGGCACAAAATCGAAGGCAAAAAGCCGAGTTTTCTGAAAGATTTGCAGTTCCTCCTCGTCGGTCCGATTTGGCTTCTACATTTTATTCTGAAAAAATATGGCCTAAAATATTAA
- a CDS encoding bifunctional 2-polyprenyl-6-hydroxyphenol methylase/3-demethylubiquinol 3-O-methyltransferase UbiG, whose protein sequence is MKDLMGQAIWDFYHHKSTEDLLTETSISEIDELPVEYLFRGFEEMNLVEKKALELSTGNVLDIGAGAGSHSLHLQNEKNLDVLALDISPKAIEVCGLRGVKKTLCSDILGYSGKTFDTILLLMNGTGVFQSLDKIDLYLEKLHSLLNEDGQILIDSTDIIYMYDRDEDGGVMVPADRYYGEVDYFVHYKLDTEKPIKWLYLDFETFKRAAENNGFKIEKILQDEDAFLARLSKK, encoded by the coding sequence ATGAAAGACTTAATGGGCCAGGCGATCTGGGATTTTTATCACCATAAAAGCACAGAAGATCTGCTTACGGAAACTTCCATTTCAGAAATTGATGAACTTCCCGTGGAGTATCTCTTCCGCGGTTTTGAGGAGATGAATTTGGTGGAGAAAAAAGCGCTGGAACTGTCTACCGGAAATGTTCTGGATATTGGCGCTGGCGCGGGTTCCCACAGTTTACATCTTCAAAACGAAAAGAATTTAGACGTGCTGGCTCTGGATATATCGCCCAAAGCAATTGAAGTTTGCGGATTGCGCGGCGTGAAGAAGACTTTATGTTCAGATATTTTAGGATACTCGGGGAAAACTTTCGATACGATTCTTTTATTGATGAATGGCACCGGCGTTTTTCAATCGTTGGATAAGATCGATTTGTATCTGGAAAAACTGCATTCACTATTAAATGAAGACGGGCAGATTTTAATTGACAGTACCGACATCATTTACATGTACGACCGGGACGAAGATGGAGGCGTAATGGTTCCGGCCGATCGGTATTATGGCGAAGTCGATTATTTTGTCCATTACAAATTAGACACCGAAAAACCCATCAAATGGCTTTATCTGGATTTCGAGACGTTTAAAAGAGCTGCTGAAAATAATGGTTTTAAGATCGAAAAGATTCTGCAGGACGAAGATGCTTTTTTGGCGAGATTAAGCAAAAAGTAA
- the metG gene encoding methionine--tRNA ligase: MSDRKMITAALPYANGPVHIGHLAGVYIPADVYARFQRRLRKDVAFICGSDEHGIPITIRAKKEGVSPQDIVDKYHGIIKKSFQDLGISFDEYSRTTSPKHTQVSQDFFTTLYNKDKFIEEISEQYFDEQANEFLADRYIVGTCPNCGNENAYGDQCEKCGTTLSPSELINPRSMLSGNVPILKETKNWYLPLNDYEDFLNGWIIEGHKEDWKPNVYGQVKSWLTDGLKARAMTRDLNWGVPVPLPGADGKVLYVWFDAPIGYISFTQEWAEKNGKNWKDYWQNENSDLIHFIGKDNIVFHCIIFPAMMKAHGDYKMPTNVPAFEFLNLENDKISTSRNWAVWAHEYVEEFPGQQDVLRYTLLSSAPETKDNNFTWKDFQTKNNSELVGIFGNFINRVAVLIHKYYAGVVPAGNENAEELHEITKAATEVENFLEHYEFRNALTAMMNLARFGNQFLQIEEPWKTIKDNPEKAANSLFVAAQIAVGLAQICEPFLPFSAEKLQKMFNIQQLTWKEIETNKILIKTGHQINAAELLFSKIEDETIEFQIQKLENTKESNKKTNPKANPMKEEIQFDDFTKIDLRTATILTAEKVEKADKLLKFSVDTGVDVRTVVSGVAESFTPEECVGKQVMILLNLAPRKIRGIESQGMLLLTNNAEGKLVFVTPTETVENGIEIG, encoded by the coding sequence ATGTCAGATAGAAAGATGATAACGGCAGCATTGCCGTACGCAAATGGTCCTGTGCATATTGGTCATTTAGCCGGTGTTTATATTCCGGCCGATGTTTACGCACGCTTTCAGAGAAGATTGCGAAAAGACGTCGCCTTTATTTGCGGGTCCGATGAACATGGAATTCCCATTACCATTCGTGCGAAAAAAGAAGGGGTTTCGCCCCAGGATATCGTCGACAAATATCACGGCATTATTAAAAAATCATTTCAGGATCTGGGAATTTCTTTTGACGAATATTCCCGAACCACTTCGCCTAAACATACGCAGGTAAGTCAGGACTTTTTTACGACGCTTTACAATAAAGATAAGTTCATCGAAGAAATTTCCGAGCAGTATTTCGATGAGCAGGCGAACGAATTTCTGGCGGACCGTTATATTGTGGGAACCTGCCCGAACTGCGGCAACGAAAATGCCTACGGCGACCAGTGCGAGAAATGCGGCACTACCCTTTCTCCCTCAGAACTGATCAATCCCAGATCTATGCTGAGTGGAAATGTTCCCATTTTGAAGGAAACCAAAAACTGGTATCTTCCGTTGAATGATTACGAAGATTTCCTGAACGGATGGATTATCGAAGGACATAAAGAGGACTGGAAGCCCAACGTTTACGGACAGGTAAAATCCTGGCTGACCGATGGTTTGAAAGCCAGAGCGATGACGCGAGATCTGAATTGGGGCGTCCCCGTTCCACTTCCCGGCGCGGACGGAAAAGTTTTGTATGTTTGGTTCGATGCGCCAATCGGTTATATTTCTTTCACTCAGGAATGGGCGGAAAAAAACGGGAAAAACTGGAAAGATTACTGGCAGAACGAAAATTCAGACCTCATTCATTTTATCGGTAAGGATAATATTGTCTTTCACTGTATCATTTTTCCGGCGATGATGAAAGCCCATGGCGATTACAAAATGCCGACGAATGTCCCGGCTTTTGAATTTTTAAATTTAGAAAACGATAAAATCTCGACTTCCCGGAACTGGGCCGTTTGGGCTCACGAATATGTGGAAGAATTTCCGGGACAACAGGATGTTTTGCGGTACACGCTGCTTTCTTCCGCCCCCGAAACGAAAGACAATAATTTTACGTGGAAAGATTTCCAGACCAAAAACAACTCAGAATTGGTCGGGATTTTCGGAAATTTCATTAACAGAGTCGCCGTTTTGATTCACAAATATTACGCCGGAGTTGTTCCTGCGGGCAATGAAAACGCCGAAGAACTCCACGAAATTACGAAAGCAGCCACCGAGGTTGAAAATTTTCTGGAACATTATGAATTTAGAAATGCTTTAACGGCGATGATGAATTTGGCGCGTTTCGGAAATCAGTTTCTCCAAATTGAGGAACCCTGGAAAACCATCAAAGACAATCCGGAAAAAGCGGCAAATTCTCTTTTCGTCGCCGCACAAATTGCAGTTGGTTTAGCACAAATTTGTGAGCCATTTTTACCTTTCAGTGCAGAAAAATTACAGAAAATGTTTAATATTCAGCAACTGACCTGGAAAGAAATTGAGACCAACAAAATCCTCATTAAAACCGGACATCAGATCAATGCCGCCGAACTGTTGTTTTCGAAAATTGAAGATGAAACCATCGAATTTCAGATTCAGAAATTAGAAAACACGAAAGAATCCAACAAAAAAACAAATCCAAAAGCCAACCCGATGAAAGAAGAAATTCAGTTTGATGATTTTACCAAAATAGATCTTAGAACAGCTACTATATTGACCGCCGAAAAAGTGGAGAAAGCAGATAAACTTTTGAAATTCTCCGTAGATACCGGCGTTGATGTAAGAACGGTCGTTTCCGGCGTTGCCGAAAGTTTCACCCCCGAAGAATGTGTTGGCAAGCAGGTCATGATTTTACTTAACCTTGCGCCCCGAAAAATCCGCGGAATCGAATCGCAGGGAATGTTGCTTTTAACCAATAACGCAGAAGGAAAATTGGTATTTGTAACGCCGACTGAAACCGTGGAAAATGGTATTGAAATCGGATAA